In a genomic window of Streptococcus oralis subsp. tigurinus:
- a CDS encoding molecular chaperone HscC: MIVGIDLGTTNSLVGVYQDGQVKLIPNAFSEYLTPSVVALDDNDEIIVGKIAKERLVTHPDKTVSQFKRFMGTKHELTLGNRAYKAEELSSFIIRKLVDDAETYLGEKVEEVIVSVPAYFNDAQRYATKLAGKFAGVQIDRIINEPSAAALAKRSMANQEDQSFIVVDFGGGTLDISVVELFDNIVEIVSIAGDNRLGGEDFTAAIAEEFLASNQLTKDTISREFYSKILVQAEKTKLELNDKEEVKMTVMDQDQEYFLDLSYQRFYELCQPLLARVKAVLDRALMDARYSYVSSDNFVLVGGTSKLRLVQDFLSYCINQTVQVSDDPDRMIARGCALLAGIKERQGEIRDLLLSDICPFTLGIEIVGDRFSPIIERNSTLPASRIEQYYTAELGQSQVKIKVYQGEMMKASQNLFLGELEVPVPVNTRVNESFTVRFTYDLNGILDVEVKIDSTQEVFSHVILQDSVTLTEKEIKAKQAELTRYKINAQETEVYRFLMEKANRVYSMLLGRRRDELMAETRRFEEEVSQASVYHLPKLYQSFSNYLDFLERGL, encoded by the coding sequence ATGATAGTAGGTATTGATTTAGGAACGACGAATTCTTTGGTAGGAGTTTATCAAGATGGTCAAGTCAAGCTGATCCCCAACGCTTTTAGTGAGTATTTGACGCCTTCTGTTGTGGCCTTGGATGACAATGATGAGATTATAGTTGGGAAAATTGCCAAGGAACGTTTGGTGACTCATCCAGACAAGACGGTTTCTCAGTTCAAGCGTTTTATGGGGACTAAACATGAATTGACCCTAGGAAATCGAGCATATAAGGCTGAAGAATTAAGCTCTTTTATCATTCGAAAGTTGGTAGATGATGCAGAGACCTATCTTGGAGAAAAGGTCGAGGAAGTGATTGTCAGTGTACCAGCCTATTTCAACGATGCTCAACGCTATGCGACCAAACTAGCAGGGAAATTTGCTGGAGTTCAGATTGATCGGATTATCAATGAACCCTCTGCAGCTGCACTTGCTAAAAGATCTATGGCCAATCAAGAAGATCAATCTTTTATTGTAGTCGATTTTGGTGGTGGCACTCTGGATATTTCAGTTGTAGAGCTATTTGATAACATCGTTGAAATCGTGTCAATCGCAGGGGACAATCGCTTGGGGGGAGAAGACTTTACTGCGGCTATTGCAGAGGAATTTTTAGCCTCCAATCAATTAACCAAGGATACTATTTCCCGTGAATTTTATAGCAAAATTTTGGTACAGGCTGAAAAGACAAAGCTGGAACTGAATGATAAAGAAGAAGTGAAGATGACAGTGATGGACCAAGATCAGGAATACTTTTTAGACTTGAGCTACCAGCGCTTTTACGAGCTTTGTCAACCGCTGCTGGCTCGTGTTAAGGCTGTTTTGGACCGTGCCTTGATGGATGCACGCTATAGCTATGTGTCATCTGATAATTTTGTTCTTGTTGGTGGGACTTCTAAACTCCGCTTGGTTCAGGACTTTTTATCCTACTGTATCAATCAAACGGTTCAGGTATCTGATGATCCTGATCGGATGATTGCGAGAGGTTGTGCCCTCCTAGCAGGAATCAAAGAACGTCAGGGTGAGATACGAGATTTATTACTGTCTGATATTTGCCCTTTTACACTGGGGATTGAGATAGTTGGAGACCGTTTTTCGCCGATTATTGAGCGAAATTCAACCCTACCTGCTTCACGCATCGAGCAGTACTATACGGCTGAACTGGGACAGAGCCAAGTCAAGATAAAGGTCTATCAAGGTGAGATGATGAAGGCATCACAAAACCTGTTTCTAGGAGAATTAGAAGTTCCCGTCCCTGTGAATACTAGAGTAAATGAAAGTTTCACAGTTCGTTTTACCTATGATTTAAATGGAATCTTGGATGTAGAAGTCAAAATTGATTCAACACAGGAAGTCTTTAGTCATGTTATTCTCCAAGATAGTGTTACTCTGACAGAAAAGGAAATCAAGGCTAAGCAAGCAGAGTTGACTCGCTATAAGATCAATGCTCAAGAAACAGAGGTTTATCGTTTCTTGATGGAGAAAGCAAATCGTGTGTACAGTATGCTCTTGGGGAGAAGAAGAGATGAGCTAATGGCTGAAACTAGACGATTTGAAGAAGAGGTCAGTCAAGCATCTGTTTATCATTTGCCAAAACTCTATCAATCATTTTCAAACTATTTAGACTTCCTAGAGCGAGGACTGTAA
- the rplT gene encoding 50S ribosomal protein L20 — protein MARVKGGVVSRKRRKRILKLAKGYYGAKHILFRTAKEQVMNSYYYAYRDRRQKKRDFRKLWITRINAAARMNGLSYSQLMHGLKLAEIEVNRKMLADLAVNDAAAFTALADAAKAKLGK, from the coding sequence ATGGCACGTGTTAAAGGTGGCGTTGTATCACGCAAACGTCGTAAACGTATTCTTAAATTAGCAAAAGGTTACTATGGAGCTAAACACATCTTGTTCCGTACTGCAAAAGAACAAGTAATGAACTCTTACTACTATGCATACCGTGACCGTCGTCAGAAAAAACGTGACTTCCGCAAATTGTGGATCACTCGTATCAACGCGGCAGCTCGTATGAACGGACTTTCATACTCACAATTGATGCATGGTTTGAAATTGGCTGAGATCGAAGTAAACCGTAAAATGCTTGCTGACTTGGCTGTTAACGATGCAGCAGCTTTCACAGCTCTTGCAGATGCAGCGAAAGCAAAACTTGGTAAATAA
- the rpmI gene encoding 50S ribosomal protein L35 encodes MPKQKTHRASAKRFKRTGSGGLKRFRAYTSHRFHGKTKKQRRHLRKASMVHSGDFKRIKAMLTRLK; translated from the coding sequence ATGCCAAAACAAAAAACACACCGCGCATCAGCTAAACGTTTCAAACGTACAGGTTCTGGTGGACTTAAACGTTTCCGTGCTTACACTTCTCACCGTTTCCACGGAAAAACTAAGAAACAACGTCGTCATCTTCGTAAAGCATCTATGGTGCATTCAGGAGATTTCAAACGTATCAAAGCAATGCTTACTCGCTTGAAATAA
- the infC gene encoding translation initiation factor IF-3, translated as MKTIAKQDLFINDEIRVREVRLIGLEGEQLGIKPLSEAQALADSANVDLVLIQPQAKPPVAKIMDYGKFKFEYQKKQKEQRKKQSVVTVKEVRLSPVIDKGDFETKLRNARKFLEKGNKVKVSIRFKGRMITHKEIGAKVLAEFAEATQDIAIIEQRAKMDGRQMFMQLAPATDKK; from the coding sequence GTGAAAACCATAGCAAAGCAAGACTTATTCATCAATGATGAAATTCGTGTACGTGAAGTTCGCTTGATCGGTCTTGAGGGAGAACAGCTAGGCATTAAGCCACTCAGCGAAGCGCAAGCATTGGCTGATAGTGCAAATGTTGACTTAGTATTGATTCAACCCCAAGCAAAACCGCCTGTTGCTAAAATTATGGACTACGGTAAGTTCAAATTTGAGTACCAGAAGAAACAAAAAGAGCAACGCAAAAAACAAAGCGTTGTGACCGTGAAAGAAGTTCGTTTGAGCCCAGTTATCGATAAGGGTGATTTCGAAACGAAACTTCGCAATGCTCGCAAGTTCCTTGAAAAAGGGAACAAAGTTAAGGTATCCATTCGCTTTAAAGGGCGTATGATCACCCATAAAGAGATTGGTGCAAAAGTTTTAGCCGAGTTTGCTGAAGCAACACAAGATATTGCGATCATCGAACAACGAGCTAAGATGGATGGACGCCAAATGTTCATGCAGTTGGCGCCAGCAACTGACAAAAAATAA
- a CDS encoding ATP-binding cassette domain-containing protein produces MITLTHVTLKTRQVILQDADFTFKKGRIYGLLAINGSGKTTLFRAISNLIPISSGNIAVPPSLFYYESVEWLDGNLSGMDYLRLIKNIWKSELNLMDEINYWEMSDYISLPIRKYSLGMKQRLVIAMYFLSQAKCWLMDEVTNGLDEYYRQKFFDRLAQINRQEQLVLLSSHYKEELVEICDSMVTIRQGQIEEVPL; encoded by the coding sequence ATGATAACTCTTACTCATGTTACCTTAAAAACGCGACAAGTCATCTTGCAAGATGCGGATTTTACCTTTAAAAAGGGTAGGATTTATGGCCTTCTTGCTATCAATGGCTCAGGAAAGACAACCCTGTTCCGCGCCATTAGCAACTTAATTCCAATAAGTAGTGGAAATATCGCAGTCCCTCCTTCTTTATTTTATTATGAAAGTGTTGAATGGCTGGATGGAAACTTAAGTGGGATGGACTACCTTCGTCTTATCAAAAACATCTGGAAGTCAGAACTGAACTTGATGGATGAAATTAATTACTGGGAAATGTCTGACTATATCAGCCTTCCCATCCGTAAGTATTCCTTAGGCATGAAGCAACGCTTGGTGATTGCCATGTATTTCCTCAGTCAGGCGAAATGCTGGCTCATGGATGAGGTAACAAATGGTTTAGACGAGTATTATCGACAGAAGTTTTTTGATAGATTGGCACAAATCAATAGGCAAGAACAGCTGGTTCTTTTGAGTTCTCACTACAAAGAGGAGTTAGTGGAGATTTGCGATAGCATGGTAACCATTCGTCAGGGTCAGATAGAAGAGGTTCCGTTATGA
- a CDS encoding DNA internalization-related competence protein ComEC/Rec2 — MSQWIKNFPIPLIYLSFLLLWLYYAIFGVSYLALLGFVFLLICLFFQFSWKSAGKILAICGVFGFWFLFHNWQQTQANQNLMDSVERVRILPDTIKVNGDSLSFRGKADGRTFQIYYKLQSEEEKEQFQALTDLYEIELEGKLSEPEGQRNFGGFDYQAYLKTQGIYQTLTIKSIQSLKKVSSWDIGENLSSLRRKAIVWIKSHFPDPMRNYMTGLLLGHLDTDFEEMNELYSSLGIIHLFALSGMQVGFFMDGFKKHLLRLGLTQEKLKWLTYPFSLIYAGLTGFSASVIRSLFQKLLAQHGYKGLDNFALTVLVLFIIMPNFFLTAGGVLSCAYAFILTMTSKEGEGLKAVARESLVISLGILPILSFYFAEFQPWSILLTFVFSFLFDLVFLPLLSILFAFSFVYPAVQFNLIFEWLEGVIRLVSQLATRPLVFGQPNAWLLILLLVSLALVYDMRKNIKRLAGFSLFIVGLFFLTKHPLENEITMLDVGQGESIFLRDVTGKTILIDVGGKAESDKKIQAWQQKSTASNAQRTLIPYLKSRGVDKIDQLILTNTEKEHVGDLLEVTRAFQVGEILVSKGSLTQKEFVAELQATQTKVRSVTGGENLPIFGSYLEVLSTRKMGDGSHDDSLFLYGRLLDKHFLFTGNLKEKGEKDLLKQYSTLEVDVLKVGQHGSKTSSNLAFLEKLKPEITLISVGKNNRTKLPHQEALTRLETINSKIYRTDQNGAIRFKGWKSWQIESVR, encoded by the coding sequence ATGTCACAGTGGATTAAGAATTTTCCTATCCCCCTAATCTACCTGAGCTTTCTGTTGCTCTGGCTTTACTATGCCATTTTTGGAGTGTCCTATCTAGCACTGCTAGGTTTTGTTTTTTTGCTCATCTGTCTCTTTTTCCAATTTTCTTGGAAATCGGCTGGTAAAATTTTAGCGATTTGTGGAGTTTTTGGATTTTGGTTTTTGTTTCATAACTGGCAACAGACACAAGCTAATCAAAACCTAATGGATTCTGTTGAGAGGGTACGGATTTTACCGGATACTATCAAAGTCAATGGAGATAGTCTGTCCTTTCGGGGCAAGGCTGACGGCCGTACCTTCCAAATTTACTATAAACTCCAGTCCGAGGAAGAGAAAGAGCAATTTCAAGCCTTGACAGACCTCTATGAGATAGAACTGGAAGGAAAACTGTCAGAGCCAGAAGGCCAGAGAAATTTTGGTGGATTTGACTACCAAGCCTATCTGAAAACTCAAGGGATTTACCAGACACTGACTATCAAGAGCATCCAGTCACTTAAAAAAGTTAGCAGTTGGGATATAGGTGAAAACCTATCGAGTCTACGTAGAAAGGCTATTGTTTGGATTAAGAGCCATTTTCCCGACCCTATGCGTAACTACATGACGGGGCTCTTGCTGGGACATCTGGATACGGACTTCGAGGAGATGAATGAGCTCTATTCCAGTCTTGGAATTATCCATCTCTTTGCCTTGTCGGGTATGCAGGTGGGTTTCTTTATGGATGGTTTTAAGAAACACCTCTTGCGATTGGGCTTGACTCAAGAAAAGTTGAAGTGGCTGACCTATCCCTTTTCCCTTATCTATGCAGGTCTGACAGGATTTTCAGCATCGGTCATTCGTAGTCTCTTCCAAAAGTTACTGGCCCAACATGGCTACAAGGGTTTGGACAATTTTGCCTTGACGGTGCTTGTTCTCTTTATCATCATGCCCAACTTTTTCCTAACTGCAGGAGGAGTCTTGTCCTGCGCCTACGCCTTTATCTTGACCATGACTAGTAAAGAAGGCGAGGGGCTCAAGGCTGTTGCCAGAGAAAGTCTGGTCATTTCCTTGGGAATATTGCCCATTCTTTCCTTTTATTTTGCAGAATTTCAGCCTTGGTCAATTCTTTTAACATTTGTCTTTTCCTTTCTTTTTGACTTGGTTTTCTTACCACTTTTGTCTATCTTGTTTGCCTTTTCTTTTGTCTATCCTGCCGTTCAATTTAACCTTATCTTTGAGTGGTTGGAGGGCGTCATTCGCTTGGTTTCACAGCTAGCAACTAGGCCCTTGGTCTTTGGACAACCCAACGCATGGCTTTTGATTCTTCTCTTAGTTTCATTAGCCTTGGTCTATGACATGAGGAAAAACATCAAAAGACTAGCAGGATTCAGTCTCTTTATCGTAGGACTCTTTTTCTTGACCAAGCATCCGCTGGAAAATGAAATCACCATGCTGGATGTAGGGCAGGGAGAAAGCATTTTTCTAAGGGATGTAACTGGGAAAACCATTCTCATAGATGTGGGTGGAAAGGCAGAATCCGACAAAAAAATCCAAGCTTGGCAGCAAAAGTCGACGGCTAGCAATGCCCAGCGAACCTTGATTCCCTATCTTAAAAGTCGTGGAGTAGACAAGATTGACCAGCTGATTTTGACCAACACAGAGAAAGAGCATGTTGGAGATTTACTAGAGGTGACCAGGGCTTTCCAAGTCGGGGAGATTTTAGTATCAAAAGGAAGTTTGACACAGAAAGAATTTGTGGCAGAACTACAAGCGACTCAAACCAAGGTACGCAGTGTGACAGGGGGGGAGAATTTACCGATTTTTGGCAGTTACTTAGAAGTCCTATCTACAAGGAAGATGGGAGATGGAAGTCATGATGATTCTCTTTTTCTTTATGGGAGGCTTTTGGATAAGCACTTTCTCTTTACTGGAAACTTGAAGGAGAAGGGAGAAAAGGATCTTCTAAAGCAATACTCTACCTTAGAGGTGGATGTCTTAAAAGTCGGTCAACATGGTTCTAAAACCTCATCAAATCTAGCTTTCCTAGAAAAACTCAAACCAGAAATTACTCTCATTTCAGTTGGAAAGAACAATCGTACGAAGCTACCCCATCAGGAAGCCTTGACACGACTGGAAACTATCAATAGTAAAATTTACCGAACTGACCAGAACGGAGCTATTCGCTTTAAAGGTTGGAAAAGTTGGCAAATCGAAAGTGTTCGTTAG
- a CDS encoding helix-hairpin-helix domain-containing protein produces the protein MEAIIEKIKEYKIIAICACLGMGLGGFFLLKPSSQTSMKETNLQAEVAAVSKDSSSEKEVKKEEKEESTEQDLITVDVKGAVKSPGIYDLPVGSRVHDAVQKAGGLTEEADSKSLNLAQKVSDEALVYVPTKGEEAASQQAASGTTPSTSKEKKVNLNRASLEELKQVKGLGGKRAQDIIDHREANGKFKSVDELKKVSGIGAKTIEKLKDYVTVD, from the coding sequence ATGGAAGCAATTATCGAGAAAATCAAAGAATATAAAATCATTGCCATCTGTGCTTGTTTGGGTATGGGCTTAGGAGGCTTTTTCCTGCTAAAGCCAAGTTCACAAACATCTATGAAAGAAACGAATTTGCAGGCTGAAGTTGCAGCCGTTTCAAAGGATTCATCGTCTGAAAAAGAAGTGAAGAAGGAGGAAAAGGAAGAATCTACTGAACAAGATCTAATCACAGTGGATGTCAAAGGTGCCGTTAAATCGCCAGGAATTTATGATTTGCCAGTTGGCAGTCGAGTTCATGATGCTGTTCAGAAAGCTGGTGGATTGACAGAGGAGGCAGATAGCAAATCGCTAAATCTCGCTCAGAAAGTCAGTGACGAGGCTCTTGTCTATGTTCCAACTAAGGGAGAAGAAGCAGCTAGTCAGCAGGCTGCCTCTGGAACGACTCCTTCAACAAGTAAAGAAAAGAAGGTCAACCTCAATAGAGCTAGTCTGGAAGAACTCAAGCAGGTCAAAGGCTTGGGAGGAAAACGAGCTCAGGATATTATCGACCATCGCGAGGCAAATGGCAAGTTCAAGTCGGTTGATGAACTAAAGAAAGTTTCTGGCATTGGCGCAAAGACCATAGAAAAGCTAAAAGATTATGTCACAGTGGATTAA
- a CDS encoding GNAT family N-acetyltransferase: MESIFVKFAQYPSIETKRLLLRPVTLDDAEAMFEYASDRENTRYTFPTNQSLEETKSNIAQFYLANPLGRWGIELKSNGQFIGTIDLHKIDPILKKAAIGYIINQKYWNQGLTTEANRAVIELAFEKIGMNKLTALHDKDNPASGKVMEKSGMRFSHEEPYARMDNKEPGRIITRVYYVLTKEDYFANK; the protein is encoded by the coding sequence ATGGAATCAATATTTGTTAAATTTGCCCAGTATCCATCTATAGAAACGAAGCGTTTATTGCTCCGACCTGTAACCTTGGATGATGCAGAAGCTATGTTTGAGTATGCTTCAGACAGAGAAAATACACGCTACACTTTTCCAACAAATCAAAGCTTAGAAGAAACTAAGAGTAACATTGCTCAGTTTTACTTGGCTAATCCCTTGGGACGTTGGGGGATTGAACTAAAAAGCAATGGCCAGTTTATCGGAACTATTGATTTGCATAAGATTGACCCCATTCTCAAAAAAGCAGCTATTGGTTACATTATTAACCAAAAATATTGGAATCAAGGATTGACGACAGAAGCCAATCGTGCCGTGATTGAACTGGCTTTTGAGAAGATTGGAATGAACAAGTTGACCGCTCTTCACGACAAAGACAATCCCGCATCTGGCAAGGTCATGGAGAAATCAGGTATGCGTTTTTCCCACGAAGAACCCTATGCCAGAATGGATAATAAAGAACCAGGTCGAATTATCACAAGAGTTTATTATGTCTTGACTAAGGAAGACTATTTTGCAAATAAATAA
- the ald gene encoding alanine dehydrogenase: MLIGIPKEIKNNENRVALTPAGVHSLVSRGHRVLIETNAGLGSGFTDADYQKQGAEIVATAAEAWAAELVVKVKEPLASEYGYLRDDLLLFTYLHMAAAPELADAMLAAKTTGIAYETVRDNQGQLPLLVPMSEVAGRMAVQIGAHFLTKQAGGSGVLLGGVPGVPKGKVTIIGGGVVGTHAARIALGLGAQVTILDISAKRLSVLEEVFGNQIQTLMSNSFNIEASVRDADVVIGAVLIPGAKAPKLVTDEMVKQMRPGSVIVDVAVDQGGVIETADRVTTHDEPVYEKHGVLHYAVANIPGAVARTSTIALTNVTLPYIEALADKGFAQAIAEDEGLRQGVTTYKGYLTSLPVAQGLDKDYTSIDELV, translated from the coding sequence ATGTTAATCGGAATCCCAAAAGAAATTAAAAATAACGAAAACCGTGTCGCCCTCACTCCTGCTGGCGTCCACAGTTTAGTCAGTCGTGGACATCGTGTTCTCATCGAAACAAATGCTGGTCTCGGTTCAGGATTTACTGATGCAGACTATCAAAAGCAAGGAGCTGAGATTGTCGCAACTGCTGCTGAAGCCTGGGCTGCCGAGTTAGTCGTGAAAGTAAAAGAACCACTAGCTTCTGAATACGGTTATTTGCGCGACGACCTTCTCCTCTTCACCTATTTGCACATGGCTGCTGCGCCAGAATTAGCAGATGCTATGTTAGCAGCCAAAACAACAGGAATTGCCTATGAAACTGTTCGTGACAATCAAGGACAACTACCGCTCCTCGTTCCTATGAGTGAGGTTGCAGGTCGTATGGCTGTTCAAATCGGAGCTCACTTCCTTACCAAGCAAGCTGGTGGCTCTGGTGTTCTACTTGGTGGTGTACCAGGTGTTCCAAAAGGAAAAGTAACCATCATCGGTGGTGGTGTCGTCGGTACACATGCTGCCCGCATCGCCCTTGGTCTTGGTGCTCAAGTGACTATTTTAGATATCAGTGCCAAGCGTCTCTCAGTTCTAGAAGAAGTCTTTGGAAACCAAATTCAAACTCTTATGTCTAATTCATTCAACATCGAAGCAAGTGTGAGAGATGCTGATGTGGTGATTGGTGCAGTTCTCATCCCTGGTGCCAAAGCACCAAAATTGGTGACAGATGAGATGGTCAAACAAATGCGTCCAGGCTCTGTCATTGTTGACGTTGCCGTTGACCAAGGTGGCGTTATCGAGACAGCTGACCGTGTGACAACGCACGATGAACCTGTCTATGAAAAACACGGTGTTCTCCACTATGCCGTTGCCAATATCCCTGGTGCGGTTGCTCGTACTTCAACCATCGCCCTAACCAATGTCACTCTTCCTTATATCGAAGCATTGGCTGACAAAGGTTTTGCACAAGCAATTGCTGAAGATGAGGGCTTGCGTCAAGGTGTGACCACTTATAAAGGTTACTTAACTAGCCTCCCAGTTGCTCAAGGCCTCGATAAAGATTATACGTCTATCGACGAACTTGTTTAA
- a CDS encoding PhoH family protein: MKEHSIDIQLSHPDDLFHLFGSNERHLRLMEEELDVVIHARTEIVQVLGEETACEEARQVIQALMVLVNRGMTVGTPDVVTAISMVKNDEIDKFVALYEEEIIKDNTGKPIRVKTLGQKLYVDSVKQHDVTFGIGPAGTGKTFLAVTLAVTALKRGQVKRIILTRPAVEAGESLGFLPGDLKEKVDPYLRPVYDALYQILGKDQTTRLMEREIIEIAPLAYMRGRTLDDAFVILDEAQNTTIMQMKMFLTRLGFNSKMIVNGDISQIDLPRNVKSGLIDAQEKLKNIHQIDFVHFSAKDVVRHPVVAQIIRAYEPAPVKVEEKNQETE; encoded by the coding sequence TTGAAGGAACATTCAATAGACATTCAACTAAGTCACCCAGATGACTTGTTCCATCTTTTTGGTTCCAATGAGCGCCATCTTCGTTTGATGGAAGAAGAGCTCGATGTGGTGATTCATGCCCGTACGGAGATTGTCCAGGTTTTGGGAGAAGAGACTGCCTGTGAAGAAGCCCGTCAGGTTATCCAAGCCTTGATGGTCTTGGTGAATCGGGGGATGACCGTTGGCACGCCAGATGTGGTGACTGCGATTAGCATGGTCAAAAACGATGAAATCGACAAGTTTGTCGCCCTTTACGAAGAAGAAATTATCAAAGACAATACTGGGAAGCCTATCCGTGTCAAAACCTTGGGTCAAAAGCTTTATGTGGATAGTGTCAAACAGCATGATGTGACCTTTGGAATCGGACCTGCAGGGACAGGGAAGACCTTTCTTGCAGTGACCTTGGCAGTGACTGCCCTTAAACGTGGGCAAGTCAAGAGGATTATCCTCACTCGTCCAGCAGTGGAAGCAGGTGAGAGTCTAGGATTTCTTCCGGGTGATCTCAAAGAGAAGGTCGATCCTTACCTTCGACCTGTTTACGATGCCTTGTATCAGATTCTCGGCAAAGATCAGACGACCCGTCTCATGGAGCGTGAAATTATCGAAATCGCGCCCCTTGCCTACATGCGTGGGCGGACCTTGGATGATGCCTTTGTCATTCTCGATGAGGCACAAAATACGACCATCATGCAGATGAAGATGTTCCTGACTCGTTTAGGCTTTAATTCGAAGATGATTGTCAATGGAGATATCAGCCAGATTGACCTACCACGTAATGTCAAGTCCGGTTTGATTGATGCTCAAGAAAAACTTAAGAACATTCACCAAATCGACTTTGTTCATTTTTCAGCTAAGGATGTGGTTCGCCATCCTGTTGTTGCTCAGATTATCCGAGCCTATGAACCAGCTCCAGTTAAGGTTGAAGAAAAGAACCAAGAAACAGAATAG
- a CDS encoding YozE family protein yields the protein MRKSFYTWLMTERNPKSNSPKAILADLAFEESAFPKHTDDFDEVSRFLEEHASFSFNLGDFDAIWQEYLEH from the coding sequence TTGAGAAAATCATTTTACACTTGGCTCATGACCGAGCGCAATCCTAAAAGTAACAGTCCTAAAGCTATCTTGGCAGACCTCGCTTTTGAGGAGTCAGCTTTTCCAAAACACACGGATGATTTTGATGAGGTGAGTCGCTTTTTGGAGGAGCATGCCAGCTTCTCTTTTAACCTAGGAGACTTTGACGCCATCTGGCAAGAATACTTAGAACACTAG
- a CDS encoding GrpB family protein → MIKKLEEMSLEELWQLFPIFLVEHKSEWKDWYESEKANLKKILGANVIKRIEHIGSTAIPNIWAKNIVDILLEVGKIEDLARVRDLLVKNGWLVMSESPNRISLNKGYTEQGFAEKVFHLHLRMTGDHDEIYFRDYLCQHPDIAQAYQELKLSLWKKFEHNRDAYTDAKTDFINHYVSEAKSSNFQESEKCH, encoded by the coding sequence ATGATAAAGAAACTTGAAGAAATGAGTTTAGAGGAACTCTGGCAACTTTTTCCTATTTTTCTAGTAGAGCACAAGTCAGAGTGGAAAGACTGGTATGAATCGGAAAAAGCAAATCTGAAAAAAATATTGGGTGCAAATGTTATTAAAAGAATAGAACATATCGGTAGCACTGCTATCCCTAATATTTGGGCTAAAAATATCGTTGATATTCTGCTAGAAGTAGGTAAAATAGAGGATTTAGCAAGAGTTAGGGATTTATTGGTGAAGAATGGGTGGCTAGTGATGTCGGAGAGTCCTAACAGGATTTCGCTAAATAAAGGCTATACAGAGCAGGGCTTTGCCGAGAAAGTTTTTCATTTACATTTGCGAATGACGGGAGATCATGACGAGATTTATTTTAGAGATTATCTCTGCCAGCATCCAGATATTGCCCAAGCGTATCAGGAATTAAAACTAAGTTTGTGGAAAAAATTTGAACACAACCGAGACGCCTATACAGATGCGAAAACAGATTTTATAAACCACTACGTTTCAGAGGCTAAGTCTAGTAATTTTCAAGAATCAGAAAAGTGTCATTAA
- the cvfB gene encoding RNA-binding virulence regulatory protein CvfB: MNTNLASFIVGLIIDENDRFYFVQKDGQTYALAKEEGQHTVGDTVKGFAYTDMKQKLRLTTLEVTATQDQFGWGTVTEVRKDLGVFVDTSLPDKEIVVSLDILPELKELWPKKGDKLYIRLEVDKKDRIWGLLAYQEDFQRLARPAYNNMQNQNWPAIVYRLKLSGTFVYLPENNMLGFIHPSERYAEPRLGQVLDVRVIGFREVDRTLNLSLKPRSFEMLENDAQMILTYLESNGGFMTLNDKSSPEDIKATFGISKGQFKKALGGLMKAGKIKQDQFGTELI, encoded by the coding sequence ATGAATACAAATCTTGCAAGTTTTATCGTTGGACTTATCATCGATGAAAATGACCGTTTTTACTTTGTGCAAAAGGATGGTCAAACCTATGCACTTGCCAAGGAAGAAGGTCAACATACAGTAGGGGATACGGTCAAAGGTTTTGCCTACACGGACATGAAGCAAAAACTTCGCCTGACAACCTTAGAAGTGACTGCGACTCAGGACCAATTTGGTTGGGGAACCGTAACAGAAGTTCGTAAGGACTTGGGTGTCTTTGTGGATACAAGTCTACCCGATAAGGAAATTGTGGTTTCGCTTGATATTCTCCCTGAGCTCAAGGAACTCTGGCCTAAGAAGGGGGACAAACTCTACATCCGCCTTGAAGTGGACAAGAAAGACCGTATCTGGGGACTCTTGGCTTATCAAGAAGATTTCCAACGTCTGGCTCGTCCTGCCTACAACAACATGCAGAACCAAAACTGGCCAGCTATTGTTTACCGTCTCAAGCTGTCAGGGACCTTTGTCTATCTGCCAGAGAATAACATGCTTGGTTTCATTCACCCAAGTGAACGCTACGCAGAGCCACGTTTGGGGCAAGTGTTAGATGTGCGTGTCATTGGTTTCCGTGAAGTGGATCGTACTTTGAACCTATCCCTCAAACCACGTTCCTTTGAAATGTTGGAAAATGATGCTCAGATGATTTTGACCTACTTGGAAAGCAATGGCGGTTTCATGACCTTAAATGATAAGTCATCTCCTGAGGACATCAAGGCAACCTTTGGCATTTCTAAAGGTCAGTTCAAGAAAGCACTCGGTGGCTTGATGAAGGCTGGTAAAATCAAGCAAGATCAGTTTGGGACAGAGTTGATTTAA